ATAAAAGCTAGAAAACCCCATCAACGGGGGTATACGTGAAGTGAGCATtcgaaaaaaagaaaacagcggCTGCGGGGTGAAAGTGGCGCGCGGCTGGCAGGCTCGTTTCATTGCACAGTTTCTGCACTGTACACCCATCTTGCGGCACACTGTGTCAAGAGTAGTGTAGACGAAGAGCAGTTGTGGTGAGGCGAGCACCACAAAAACGAGCTTTCTCCGCTTCCACGCTCTTCCCATCCCATCATCGCACATGCACGGAAACGAAAACACACGACTTGGTCCGCAAATGTACTTTTGTCGCGCCCGAGAAAGGAAAGGTAGACCCCGCCTCGCACACGACAACGAAAGAacggcgagcgtcgccgaggTGCTGACAAGTGAAATCAgccgcggcgtggcggcagaCATGCCAACGTGCAAAAATGACAACGAACGCCTACACGACGGTGTACGTCTTCGGGAGAGCACGAAATGCGATGGGTGGCAGTGTTGCGCAGGGGAGGCTTCGCACGTGTTTTCCCAGCACATACGTACGCTGACCATTGCCATTCTGCCTCACGTGACGCGTGCGCGCCAATCACAGGTGCGCTGGCCGCCTCTACACTTTCTTGCTCTCTTCCAGCTTACGCACGTACACCACAAAGTCGTCCATGGTGACCGGCCACGagtcctcgtcgtcgtacGCATCGTAGTTGTCGAACCGGGCAAACAGCAGGAGTTGCGTCCAGGTATCAAACGAGACCCCGGACTGCTCAACGGCAACCCTGCCTGACTTGCTCTCTGTCGCCTTCTCGCCCAGCATTGTGATGAAGTCTAGCCACTGATTAATACGCGGAAAGCACACGTACGCGGTAAACTTGCgacgcgcctcctccaccgtgaGCGATACCGGCGATGCCGAAAAAAAGCACGACCACAACTCCTTCGCGCTATCCACGCGATCCGAGGCATCGTTGCCTTTCAGGCACCAGTTGTAGAGAAACTGGTAGAACTtgctgcgcttctcctcATTGCTGCGAATGGTGTTGTTGAGGTCCACGATCGCGTCATGGGCGGCAGCGAATAAAGGGGCGTATGCGTTCTCCCTGGTGGGCGGGGCGGCGTTGCGGGGGAGCTTGCTGATGAGCCCTGCCATCCACGCTACGAAGTGCTTCTCCGATATTTTGTAAATGCGCTTCGCCGACTCGTCAACGGCGAAGGCGAAAAGGTAGAGCGAGAGGTCTTCGAGGCTCAAGCACGTCGCGGTGGCAAGGGACTCGAAGTGACCAATTTCCAGAAAGCGCTCGACGTCCACCTCTGCAGGCGCGGCGATCCGCTCATAGATGTAATCAAAGGCCTCCTGCGCCACGCTCGCCTTGGGCGGCTCACTGATCTTGGAAACGGTTAAAAACCCCATCAGGGATGCCATACAACGGCTGCGCTAGGCagtgggcgtgtgtgcgaaaATGCCAAACGTCTGCAAGCGGGCACGGCAGGCAACCCACAGCCACAGCAGACGAGCAGGTCACGCGGGGAGCCGACGGACGGGGCTGGAAAGAGAAGGTAAAGCGgtcggggagggggtgaggtgCGGCcgcgggggagagggagatacagagcgcgcagacggcgcacacgcactcacaaAGAGAAGCAACAGACCAAATagggcagaggagggagggacgcGCGCGAAGTGGTTTGGAGAGGAAGATAGCCGGAGGGGTAAGGGAGGGGGTCGGAGTGCGTAGGAGGAGAAAAAGCGGAGGATAAAGTCAAACACGCAGGCGACAGTCACACCAACGTCGCCACGTTGCGGTGATGGCTGCTTCAGCGGGGTAGGTCTAAATCACATGGAAGctgaaacacacacacacacacacacacacacaccggcgCACACAAACCAAGTGGCGCCTCCGTAGCCCATACCCCTGTGGAAAGCTCAGCGCCAGAAAAGGTGAGCCTAGGCAGAGCGGCACACGCTCGACCGCAGGCAATCGGCAAAGGGGAAAACGACCGTAGTTAAGTACAGGGTGCTGTTCCTTTCCGACACCGCAggcgacgcgcgcacgcacacaaaaaatAGGATGTCACAAGTGCGGAGGAAAAAAGGTATGGAGAACGAGGCAGAGGAAagagagtgtgtgcgtgcgtgtcgcaGGAAAAAGTAACACACCTATGTAGGTGCAATCGCACCATAACCCTGCAGCGGGCCGACGGGCAGTGATAACGCGAAGCATTTGCGAGCGCCGATCAGGGGGCCCTAGCTGTCCCTGACGGTTGGGtcaaaggaggaggaggacgaggtgTCGCAAAACGCGACGCCTCCAAAAGTCACCGCACTTCGTTTTGTTACTGTTGCTGTGGCCGTGGGAGCATGGTCGATTATGAACTGCAGTGGCGCACCAAATTCATACGAGAAAGGaggtgacacacacacacacgcacgcacacgtaaaCCACCGAAAAAAACAAACGGGCAAAGCACTGGTAGAGACGCGCAGCAACGACGTgagcgaagaagaaaaaacgaGGTTATTCGCCGCTGGTGggccgcaggcgctgcgctcTTCACATTTCACCGGTTTGTAATGTAGCGCATCCGCGCCGGGTCCGTTCGCTTGACACAGTCACACACGGTATGGATGTTGCACTTGCGCTCCCCTGTCTTGATCCACTTGCCGCCCTTGCCTTGCCTAACGTCAAAGCTGACGTTGCGAGAGCTCACCATCTTCAAGTCTCCGCGCTTGTGCTTTAGCTTGCCTTTGCTAGTAAGCTTGCGCGGGCGATCCGCCATGGCAAGCTTCCGCTTCTGCCTTGGGGCCTTCTTGGTGCGCTTGCCCATTGTCggaagtgtgtgtgttttgtgctTGCCTTCCTGTTTCTCCAGTGAACCGTAGACGTTGACTGGCGCCAGAGGAGCGCAGAGCACATTCGGTTTCGCGCGCCGCGGTTGCCATCATGAGAGGGGACGAGGTAGGAGAGAAGTGAGCGGGAGAGAAAGGCGGCGACATACAGGTGTGCGAGCGCTTGAAGAGTAGCAGACACTCAAGGGCTGCAGGCAGACGATGGATCCGTTCGTCCTGAtcgcccccttcctctttttcgtttgtgtgtgtgtgtttgtccTTTTCTCCCGCCCCACAAGGCTCACATCTCCAAGTACAACAAACAAGTGAGTGCGTGTCCACAGGGGATGCGCAGCTGAAGCTATATGGCATAAcgttttgtgcgtgtgtttgtgtgtgtgtcgtcaTTCCACCTTCAGACCTACCTCTCCAAAACAGATCAGCGCCAAGGGGCGaggtggtcgtcgtcgtcggggGGCGGGAGAGGAGCAACGTCTGTGTTGGCGCATATCGACGGCGTGGATGCATCGAGTGCGCAAATCGCCTTGCGGTccccacagagagagaggggtcTTGCGTCTGCACTTCACACAGaagacatgcacacacacacacacacacacacacatgcgccgAATCGCTAATGTGACGCGGCAAACTGCACTAGTCGCATGGCGTCTGGCAAGTCAGTGCACTGCTGCAGACACTCACAGCACTGCCCCAGCTGTTCCGCTTCCATGTCGTATCGCCGTCCCCACAGGTTGGCAAGGAGCTGGCGGATGGCGTCGTGCTGGCACGGGCCGGTGCGGCCCATCCGCAGAAGCGCCTTCAGCGTCCGCATCAAGTCGTCGGCAGTCATG
The window above is part of the Leishmania major strain Friedlin complete genome, chromosome 36 genome. Proteins encoded here:
- the LEPP12 gene encoding phosphoprotein lepp12, encoding MGKRTKKAPRQKRKLAMADRPRKLTSKGKLKHKRGDLKMVSSRNVSFDVRQGKGGKWIKTGERKCNIHTVCDCVKRTDPARMRYITNR